The Argentina anserina chromosome 3, drPotAnse1.1, whole genome shotgun sequence genome includes a region encoding these proteins:
- the LOC126787890 gene encoding hydroxyacylglutathione hydrolase 2, mitochondrial-like — translation MQTISKASSSAMLSLPCSRGSGGLCVWPGTRQLCFRKGLLYGFMHLLSVPLKSLRGAASRSLGVSQFCSVAKISASLQIELVPCLRDNYAYLLHDMDTGTVGVVDPSEAVPVIDALRKKNRNLTYILNTHHHHDHTGGNAELKARYGAKVIGSGIDRDRIPGIDIVLNDGDKWMFAGHEVHVVGTPGHTKGHISFYFPGSGSIFTGDTLFSLSCGKLFEGTPDQMQSSLTKIMSLPDDTEVYFGHEYTLSNSKFALSIEPENEALQSYAARVAHLRSKGVPTVPTTLLLEKACNPFLRTFSTEIRQALNISASASEAEALGVIRQAKDTF, via the exons ATGCAGACGATCTCTAAGGCCTCCTCTTCCGCCATGCTCTCCCTCCCTTGCTCtcgg GGGAGCGGGGGGCTCTGTGTGTGGCCTGGGACGAGGCAGCTTTGCTTCCGGAAAGGCCTACTGTACGGATTCATGCACCTCTTGTCAGTGCCGTTGAAGTCCCTGCGCGGCGCCGCCAGTCGGTCCCTCGGAGTTTCTCAGTTTTGTAGTGTCGCCAAAATCTCGGCGTCGTTGCAAATCGAATTG GTACCGTGTCTTAGAGATAACtatgcatatcttttgcacgATATGGATACTGGCACAGTTGGTGTTGTTGATCCTTCTGAAGCTGTACCTGTTATAGATGctttgagaaagaaaaaccgaAATCTGACATATATACTGAATACTCATCACCATCACGATCACACTGGGGGAAATGCAGAGTTAAAAGCAAGGTACGGTGCAAAG GTGATTGGTTCAGGAATAGACCGAGACAGAATACCTGGCATTGATATCGTTTTAAATGATGGAGACAAATGGATGTTTGCAGGCCATGAGGTCCATGTTGTGGGGACGCCTGGTCATACTAAAG GTCACATCAGCTTCTACTTTCCTGGATCAGGGTCAATATTTACAGGGGATACTTTGTTCAGCCTATCATGTGGCAAGTTGTTTGAAGGAACACCTGACCAG ATGCAGTCTTCCCTTACAAAGATCATGTCATTGCCAGATGATACGGAAGTATACTTTGGTCATGAATATACATTG AGTAACTCTAAGTTTGCCTTATCTATTGAACCTGAGAATGAGGCACTTCAGTCCTACGCTGCCCGTGTCGCACATCTTCGCAGCAAAGGCGTGCCTACG GTTCCTACCACCTTGTTATTGGAGAAGGCTTGCAATCCTTTTCTTCGCACATTCAGTACGGAAATCCGGCAGGCGTTGAATATTTCAGCCTCAGCAAGTGAGGCAGAAGCCTTGGGTGTCATACGCCAAGCAAAGGATACCTTTTAA
- the LOC126787888 gene encoding uncharacterized GPI-anchored protein At1g61900: protein MDCCQTPSHLKGSLCCQLLLFFIGLSSFQDAAAAFETVFEQSHVPELTELAKPPSTGMFGPIEISPAVFPQYPDPDEPFFPPMYPTFPSRYEPVLSGKCPVNFSSMSSIMEKTASDCSQPLAALVGNVICCPQFSSLMRIFQGLYSFNSAKLVLQNSVASDCFSDIISILASRGANSTIPALCSVKSSNLTGGSCPVKDVDTFEKTVNTSRLLQACTSVDPLKECCRPLCQPAIMDAALHISGTQLMLDENKNLGGGLNHSDILSDCKGVVYAYLSRKLPADVVNTALRIISACKVNKVCPLDFKQPSEVIKACHNVAAPSPSCCSSLNTYIAGIQKQMLITNRQAIVCATVFGSVLRKGGVMTNIYELCDVDLKDFSIQAYGQQGCLLRSLPADVMFDNSTGFSFTCDLSDNIAAPWPSSSSLSSVSLCGPEMSLPALPTSETFKNPGCRGGGQQLLITIISFMVVGTLLY, encoded by the coding sequence ATGGACTGTTGTCAAACTCCAAGTCATCTAAAGGGTTCCTTGTGCTGTcagttgttattattcttcaTAGGGTTATCCAGCTTTCAAGATGCTGCGGCGGCATTCGAGACCGTCTTTGAGCAGAGTCATGTTCCTGAGTTGACAGAGCTTGCGAAACCGCCTTCGACCGGAATGTTTGGTCCTATAGAGATATCACCTGCAGTTTTTCCACAGTATCCGGACCCTGACGAGCCCTTTTTTCCGCCAATGTACCCTACGTTTCCCTCCAGATATGAGCCTGTTTTGAGTGGGAAATGTCCTGTCAATTTCTCCTCCATGTCGAGTATCATGGAGAAAACGGCTTCTGATTGTTCTCAACCCTTGGCAGCACTTGTAGGAAATGTGATTTGTTGTCCACAGTTCAGTAGTTTGATGCGCATCTTCCAGGGTCTCTACAGTTTCAACTCAGCCAAGTTGGTTCTGCAAAATTCAGTTgcaagtgattgtttttcggATATAATCAGCATCTTAGCCAGTAGGGGTGCAAATAGTACAATACCTGCACTTTGCTCTGTAAAATCTTCAAATCTTACTGGTGGATCCTGTCCAGTGAAGGATGTTGATACCTTTGAAAAAACAGTAAACACGAGTAGATTACTACAGGCCTGCACATCTGTTGATCCTCTTAAAGAGTGCTGCCGACCGTTATGTCAACCTGCAATAATGGATGCGGCGCTTCACATCTCTGGAACGCAACTGATGTTGGATGAGAATAAAAATTTGGGTGGTGGGCTGAATCATAGCGACATTCTAAGTGACTGTAAGGGAGTGGTTTATGCATATCTTTCAAGGAAACTCCCGGCAGACGTTGTAAATACTGCACTTAGAATAATATCTGCCTGCAAAGTTAATAAAGTTTGTCCTTTGGATTTTAAGCAGCCTTCGGAAGTAATTAAAGCATGCCACAATGTTGCTGCCCCAAGTCCTTCCTGCTGCAGCTCATTAAATACCTACATTGCAGGAATACAGAAGCAAATGTTGATTACAAACAGACAAGCTATAGTTTGTGCTACAGTGTTTGGTTCTGTATTGAGGAAAGGCGGGGTAATGACAAATATTTACGAGCTTTGTGATGTTGATTTAAAAGATTTCAGCATTCAAGCATATGGTCAACAAGGGTGTCTACTTAGAAGCCTGCCTGCAGATGTGATGTTTGACAATTCAACTGGGTTCAGCTTTACATGTGACTTGAGTGATAATATTGCAGCACCATGGCCTTCATCGTCCTCTCTTTCATCAGTGTCCCTTTGTGGACCGGAGATGTCATTGCCCGCACTACCAACATCAGAGACTTTTAAAAATCCTGGCTGTCGTGGTGGAGGGCAGCAATTGCTTATAACcattatatcttttatggttgtCGGGACCTTATTGTATTGA
- the LOC126787892 gene encoding THO complex subunit 3, with protein MEEPVTFKNLSSREYHGHEKKVHSVAWNCAGTKLASGSVDQTARIWHVEPHGHSKAKGVELKGHTDSVDQLCWDPKHADLVATASGDKTVRLWDARTGKCAQLAELSGENINITYKPDGTHIAVGNRDDELTILDVRKFKPIHKRKFNYEVNEIAWNTTSDIFFLTTGNGTVEVLSYPSLKPVDTLMAHTAGCYCIAIDPCGRYFAVGSADSLVSLWDISEMLCVRTFTKLESPVRTISFNHTGEYLACASEDWFIDIANVQTGRTVHQIPCRAAMNSVEWNPKGNLLAYAGDDKVKPPGEGIFRIFGFKSSSS; from the exons ATGGAGGAGCCCGTAACGTTCAAGAACCTCAGCAGCCGAGAGTACCACGGCCACGAGAAGAAG GTCCACTCTGTCGCTTGGAACTGCGCCGGCACCAAGCTCGCTTCGGGCTCCGTCGATCAAACGGCCCGGATTTGGCACGTTGAGCCCCACGGGCAC AGTAAGGCCAAAGGTGTGGAATTGAAGGGTCACACGGATAGTGTGGATCAGCTGTGCTGGGACCCTAAGCATGCTGATTTGGTTGCCACTGCCTCCGGGGACAAGACCGTTCGGCTTTGGGATGCTCGCA CCGGGAAGTGTGCGCAGCTAGCGGAGCTGAGTGGGGAGAATATTAACATTACTTATAAGCCCGATGGGACGCACATTGCGGTTGGTAATAGG GACGATGAACTGACGATTTTGGATGTTCGGAAATTCAAGCCAATTCACAAGAGGAAGTTCAATTATGAG GTTAATGAAATTGCTTGGAACACAACAAGTGATATTTTCTTTCTGACAACTGGAAATG GTACTGTTGAAGTACTATCATACCCATCTCTTAAGCCAGTTGATACTCTCATGGCTCATACAGCTGGTTGCTATTGCATTGCAATTGATCCATGTGGAAG ATATTTTGCTGTTGGGAGTGCTGATTCCCTGGTCAGCCTGTGGGATATCTCAGAGATGCTCTGTGTGCGAACGTTTACAAAGCTTGA ATCGCCTGTGAGAACAATAAGCTTTAACCACACTGGAGAGTATCTTGCTTGTGCCAGTGAAGACTGGTTTATTGATATT GCAAATGTTCAAACTGGGCGGACGGTGCATCAAATTCCATGTAGGGCTGCCATGAATAGTGTGGAATGGAATCCAAAAGGCAATCTACTTGCATATGCCGGGGATGACAAAGTCAAACCCCCTGGTGAAG GTATCTTTAGGATATTTGGTTTCAAAAGTAGCTCGAGCTAG